A window of Malania oleifera isolate guangnan ecotype guangnan chromosome 2, ASM2987363v1, whole genome shotgun sequence genomic DNA:
TGCACAAAATTTTCAGCGTGTACCGCCCGACGGAGAGCAGAGGCAGAACGAGTCGACTCATGAAAAATCGCTTCAGTATGAGTTTGGGGGATCAGAGGATGAGCAGCATTGATCTCATCAGTAAGGGCACTAGAATCACCTATAGCAAGTGCATCCCTTTGGGAGGATTGCCCCTCGATCTCCCTTCTTTTCTTCCTATTCCTTTTTACCTTTTGCTTCCTGGCTTcccccatgagagattcatatctggtgaagtccatatctgcaaggATAGAGATAAAAGAAGTAAAAACACCAACAATAGAGATAACATCTGAACACATATATAGAAATCAGAGGCGAGGAAAGACTTGAGGAAACGGGGTTGATCACCCACTACACGAAGACACGCTCTTAGAGCAGCTCCTCGTGAGGGATAATACCCTGCTCTCCAAGGGCTCGCAGCTCTTTCAGGATGGCCTACTCTTCGAGGGAAAGCCTTGGAAGAATGtggcgcacccgaactacaaaggaaaagGGATGAAAGGAAAAAAGGTGAGTTAGCGAATAACCTACTGGTAGCCCTGCAAAAGAAGGTGGACAAGGGATAGACAATattaccatcaagaggagaagaccagaccAAAGAGACCGTGTAATTCAACTCCCCCGAGGCAAAGAAGTACCGAGACTTCCAGTTATGAATGGAAGAATTGCCCGGCGAAAAAAGTTTATAACTTGATAGAAAGTTGAAATAGTATAGCTCCTTCTCCACAGAATGTGTTCGCATTTGAAAACAACTCCTAAAGAGAGGAACTGTTGGCTGGTGGCCTAGGTGGAGTAGAAGGACGACAAAACAGGTGAGCGAGAGATAGGAATTCGAAACAAGTTGGGAAGGCGTTATCTGGTAAAAACGTAATACATTAGAGACAAAAGGGGGAAAAGGGAGCCTGAGACCCAAATCTAAGTAATCAgtatagaggcagagctcctcggaGCTTGGGTCAAGGGTTGACTCGGAAACAGAGGGTAACCTAACAGTAATACTCTATGGTATAgcaaaaaaataaagaacaatCTGCAAGTTGGAGGGGGTGAGGTCACAACGAGCGTTCCTCACTATAGTGGGAACCCTCAAAGGCTGTGAAGAAGACTCTATTGGGAAAACAAAGCGTGAACGAAACAATACCTTTACCAACGGATCAAACGGGCAAGCACCCAGCAAAAACAAAGAGGAAAAGATGCTAAAACAGATCAAAACAGTAAAATTCCCCACACAAACAGTAAGGCCGTCTTACAAGAAAAGATCAAACACACAAAGTTAACACAAGAACAgcgaagaacatgaagaacaacaaaacaaacatgCAGTAGAGAGGGAGAGCGTACCTAACGAAAAATGGGGGACCCCGTGGATTGAAGGAGAGAAAAGAATGAAGGAGTTCACTGGACTGAAGATGAGTGCAGAATGAAGGAGTCTCCTggcctttataaagagaggaCGGCCCGAATCCTTGAGGCGGGAATCTCAAAATTTCTCGTCTGCCAAAAAGGATTGCGTCTTGAGGGAGAAAAAGGACACAGAGAATCCATGAACCCACAGAAGATCTCTGACATATGCACAATCGTGGCTTCCCAAGTACAAACGGTGCCTCGGAAAGACCACATCGCCTCGGACACAACGTTAGATGGGCGACCATAAATGAGAACGTTTCATCCAACCCACTTCCCAAGGTATGGCGCATTTGAAATCTGCATTTATCAATCTTTCACAGGAAAAGAAGGATGTGACGACGCCTCGAAAAAATGAGTAGATGAAACACCTAATAAATAAGCAAGACTCATCAGGCACAGAGGCCAAACtgatgagcacgactcgtaaggccagaaCAGCCCAACAGATGAGTACGGCTCAATAGACACAGAGGTCAAactgacgagcatgactcgtAAGGCTAGAACAGCTCAGCAGATGAGCATGGCTAAATAGATACAAAGGCCCAAAtcacgagcacgactcgtaaagCCAAAAACAATCCagcaaatgagcacgactcatcaggcacAGAGGCCAAATTGACGAGCATAACTCGTAAGGCCAGAacagcccaacagatgagcacggcTCAATAGACACAAAGGCCAAACTTGCGAGCACAactcgtaaggccaaaacagcccagcagatgagcacgactcatcaggcggagAGGCTAAAATGACGAGCAAGACTCGTATGACcaaaacagcccagcagatgagcacaactcatttgCGAAGAGGCCCGATGGACAAACATGAAGCGGAAAgccaaaaacagcccagcagatAAGCGCGGCTCAGTAGACGTAAAAAGGCGATGAAGCTGCTCAGTCGGCTAAATTTCCTTCATGGAGCAAGTCGGCCAATTTCTCTCCATGAACAGGTCGGCCAATTTCCCTCTATGCAACAGGTTAGAAAGCTCAGTCAATTTCCCTCCATGGAACAGGTAGGACAGGTCGGCAAACCTCCCTGCATGGAGCAGCTCGGACAAGTCGGTCAAATTCCCTTCATGGAGCAAGTCGGACAGGTCGGCTAATTGCCCTCCATGGAACCGGTCAGACAGGTCTGCCAACTTCCCTTCATGGAGCAAGTTAGATAGCTCgaccaatttccctccatgggacaGGTCGGCCAACCTCCCTGCATGGAGCAACTCGGACAGGTCAGACAAATTCCCTTTATGGAGTAGGTCGGATAGGTCGGCCAACGTCTCACTATGGAACAAGTCGGACAACCTCCCTGTATGGAGCAGCTCATACAAGTCGGCCAAAttcccttcatggagcaggtcGGCCAACGTCCCCTTATGGAGCAGGTCGGCCAACTTCCCTGCACGGAGCAAATCAAACAGGTCTGGCAACTTCCCTTCATGGAGCAGATCAGACAGTtcggccaatttccctccatggggCAGGTCAGCTAACCTCCCTGCATGGAGCAGCTCAGACAGGTCAGCCAAATTCCCTTCATGGAGTAGGTCGGCCAACGTCCAACTATGGAGCAAGTTGGACAACCTCCCTACATGGAGCAGCTCAGACAAAATAACTCGGCACAAACATCTCGGACAAAACAGTTAAAACAAAACAGCTCGACACGAACAGTTCTTCAAAGCAGTTCAGACAAAATAGCTCGGCACGAACAGCTCTTCAAAACAGCTCGGACAGCTCGAGAAAAACAGTTCGGCACGAGCTGCTCAGCAACTCGTTCGGTAAaccattcaaaaaaataaataaataaaaagagagaaTGAGTGGGAGCATTAAACCTTCTAAGGGGAAAGATGCACACaaaacaattattcaaaattctgtccaaaaatttgaaactgagggggggacaactgatacgcccaaaataatctagccaaTGAGGGCAGGTCAATGCCTATCTCGCACCTTCTCCGGGTCTGACATCCTGACGAGTgatcagctccaacccaataaaaaGGATGAGACATCCACGCCCGTGGCTTTAATAGTTGAGTAATAGGTGCACGCACTTATGGCTGGGGAGCAATTCACGCCCCCGCGCAATAAAATCAAGCCAACCTAcagtcaactcgagcccctataagaaggggtCTGGAGAAAAGGTCAAGGTAAGTCACTCaacactattctactgttgcgttcagcctctctaaaagcattcctcttaagcatcggagtgatcccccgaagtacacactgggtcctccaagcctttcttttcttcccctttcaggtCAACGGAAGTCGAAAGAGCATCCCTGCAATGTTTACCCCGCAACATGATCCTTGCAGCAGTTAGTGGTTAATGCTATGACCTATTAGACCAATCATAAACCGTAATCGGACTACGAAAATCTTCTCTAATACTTAAGTTACTAAGGTAATCGAAGAAGTCTTTAGGAAGTTGGAGATGTTAAGGTTTGTATATATGTGGTCATCTCTTTTCCTTACCATGGTAGGATCCCTAAATCACTTCTTCTTCAAATCATGTTATGGGTCATTATAGGAGGTGAGGAGTGCATCTTGTGACATTCCCAATAACCACTATGATTATTGGGGCGAAATGGATTGTAACTATAGAGTCTGGCCCTAAATTATTTCATGATTACTTATTCTTATAGGGTAAGTACATGCTTGCCATATTTTTTCCCCGTCAAATTTGTATAGCATACAAAATTAAATTAACTTGTCAAGAACAAGATAAAATTATAGTACAAAAAAATATTatctataaatattaaaattaactCTGATTACATTTGATTTTATAGAATTATTATATTCCTAAGAACATAATTATTAAGataaaaatataacaataaaatattttatcatttcaatcaaaattaaataagataaaaaTAAGCATTTTCATAATGAAAACATGGGAATAGTCCTTCATTTTCTGcttcaaatattttataaataaaaaaaatcataattagGTGTTATTGACACTAACTTTTATTTTACAACTTCACTCTTTAATTTTTGCTTAACTAGGAAATGATAAATTTTGACATTGtggaaattttattttccataattttgaTATAGCTTGACCAccaaagaataaaaataaaaataaaaaatcataataaaattattattaaattttttatataataataataataataccatctCCCGCAGGAAGCCGTTGCCAGCAACCGGTATGGAAGGAGATCCTCTTTTTACTCATGCTCTGCTTTACTTACTCATCACTCATCAACATTACCAATTCCCTTCTCTCATGCTATTCCTTcgccctcctcctcctcctcctcctcctcctcccacTTCCTTAATAACATCAACATAACCGATGTCTCTTGACGACTCCGCCGCCGAGGAAACCATAGCCGCCGCCACCACCAAAGCCCACGCTGCCCTCCAATCTCTCTCCCCTATAATCTCCTCCCTTCCTCCTTCCCTCTCCTCCGACGCCAATCCAGCCGTTGCTCTCCTCCACGACCCCGACCTCGCCGCCCAAATCTCCGCCGTCCTTCTCCGCCCCGACTCTGGCGTCGGCGACGATCCCCTGTGCCGCTGGCTCTACGACACCTTCCAGTCCTCCGACCCCGCCCTCCAGCTCGTCGTCCTCCGCTTTCTCCCCACCGTCGCCGCCCTCTACCTCTCCCGCGTCGCCCTCCGCAATCCCCTCGCTGGCTTCGAGGCCGTCCTCCTCGCCCTCTACGCCCACGAGACCACGGCCCGCGGCGGTCGCCCGACCACCGTCTCCATCCCCGACCTCTCCCACCCCAGCCTCTACCACGAGTCCCTCACGCCCGCCTCCGCCCACTCGACGCCGCTCAACATGGCGGTGGTCTCGCCGTGCCTGGAGCCCCACGGCACCGTCAGATCCACCCGGAGAGCTCGAATCGTGGGTGTCGCTCTGGAATTGTACTACTCCATAATATCGCAAATGCCACTGGGATCGAAGATGGATTTCTGCGAGTTCTGCGGGGTGTGGGCGGGGCAAAGCGGAGAGGAGGAGTCGGCGCCAGCGAGAGGCGGAGGGAGGATTGGGCTGCCGTGGGAGCTTCTGCAGCCGGTTTTGAGGATATTGGGACACTGTCTACTGGGGACGACGGACGGCGGGGGGCTGAGGGAGGCGGCGGGAGCGGCATGCCGGAGACTGTACGCTAGGGCGCTGCACGACATTGATGCGAAGGCAATTCTGGCGACGCAGAGTCTGGTTAGGCTGGCGACCATGGCTGCGGAATCGGACGGTTGGGATCCCACGGAGATACCGAAAACTAGAGTAATAAGCCTTTGATTCAGAAGCAAGGAAGCAGTTTTGGTAGGGCTCAATTTTTTATATGATGAATAATTGATTtagggttctttttttttttttagataatttaataattaaattttttgggtgaaaaattttgaaagagaATAAAGCTTATGAGTTATTTTAACTTTAgataaatttaatgaaattttttttaatatcatactaatttatttttttgaattattttgtTCGATTATAGCTAAACCTAATCTCTTAAAAAATTGTTGGAGAGAagtggattaaaaaaaaaaagaagaaaattgaatCAGTTTTGAAAAAGTGTTTAAAGAGTTTATTATTATGCCATtagataatttattttttcaaaaaaaaatcatataaatggataataatttttaatttatttttatatatttttttttctctatcaCTTGAGcaaatatcccaaaaataaattcataaattCAAACTATTTAAGAATGAGTTCTTCATTAAAATACAAAGCTACGTTTGAATGAAACTCATActtgcttttattttattatatttaaatggGATTTAACTCATAAAGTCAGCATATACTTTCAACCTAAAATTTGGGACAAAAccaaaatgtatgtatgtatgtatgtttgctAATACGCAACGAAAATATTGCATGTAAAAAACCcacttttatttttgaattttcacttgATAATTTTTCTATTCTCCCTCAGCCCCCACATCCCCAGCCAAACCTGCaacctttatatatataatcagtgGTGAAaactgtttttattttttattttaattttttaaaaaattataataaaaaaaattggctataattttccatttttacagaatttatatgaaataaatgaacaataataaataatttactaCAATTTGTTTGTGCAAATAGTCTTGTTTTCTATTTCTAATTCAGATAATTACAAAAATTATACTTTGCTTTctaactttattttttattattatttttttagatttctaactcttatttTGTTTATAAGAACATAGAAttcaaatcttaaattttaatttgtgtgAATTTTATGTATAGATTTTCTATTGAATGCACTAAATCcaaattaaaactctaaaatccataattttaaaatattatcttatataatttttttaaaaaaaaattatccttttgtatttatttttaaatcaaaaaataaaaaataaaaatatttttaacattaaaaaaaaaactctttattttctacatttttagcATAAatcttaaaaaactaaaaaataaactacaatttttgtaattttttaaaaaattaaaaaataaaaataaaaaatatttttcacaattaaatgAGCCCTTAATATCTTTAGCAATGCATTTTGTTTAATAGTCAAAGCTCCGATTGAATTGGTTATAATTATTATTCTAACCCATGTTTGGATGATATCACTCATAGTACGGACTAATTATTTAAAAGGCCAAAGTAACTTTTAAATTTAGATAGACCTCTCTTAATATCTTTAGCAACGTGTTTAGTCAAGTTCATAGGACTTGATTGAATTGAATTGGTTATAATTATTATTCCTAGTTCATGTTTAGATGATATCTTATTATTTAAAAAGACCAAATTAATCTTTAAATTTAGACAAACCTTCCCTAATGTCTTTGGCGGTGCATTTGATTTGTTAATTAAAGTTTGTTAGATTAAATTGAATTAACTATAATtattatctaactcttgtttggATGATAACACTCGTAAGATAGGATAAAAAACCAAAGTGGTCTTTAAATTCGTCGCAATAATTGAAAGCTTGAATTTTTATTGAAGCTTTAAAACTTTTGTATGTATGAGTTTTGAACATTAAATTTATGTTAATATGAAATTAGACAAAACTCTATTCAATTTGTTATTGCATATCATctaaattcacataaatccaATTCAAGACAAAAATAAAAGCTCCCAAGCACAAGATAAGAATAAGTTTATAATTGAATCAAATCACTAACGAGATAAGTTCTTTAGACTTGTTCATTATATAAACAAATGGTTCTCCGATCTAATGTTAAGTCTTGattaacaaacaagtaaaacttgAACATGAAGGGACTTGACTTGTTTCAATACAAAAGTGATTTAGTTACAAGTTGTAGCTGTTTAATATGTTTGGATTAGACTTGCTCTTATGCTTATTTAATAATGTTGAATCAGGATTAGTGTTCAGTAGGGATAGACTTATCATCTTAAAAGTACAGGTCGCTTAGGTGTAGGCTTATTTTAGTCAAACTCGATGAGTTGAATTCAATAATATATAGGGTCAAGGCCTAAAGCAAATTGAGTGGCCTAGTGTcaacaaaaaaaccctaaaacattatTAGAAAGAACCTTTTTTGCCTTTTGTCCGAAGACTTTCTTGCGTCTTCGGATGTTCTAAAAGAACCAAGTCATTCATGTAAAGAGTTGTAATAGGGCTAGCCTAAGTCATCTATTTGCATAAATGAATTTGACCATGATAAAACTCAACTTAGCTCATTTATAAACTAAATAAGAGTACTTACATAGTTCACAACTAGAATATAACTAGAATATCACAATTGCAAAACAATAGCTAGTACTTTATAAAGCATCAACCATGTCCTCGACCTTCGGATTATCTAACCACATCAAGCTACTGTTGCGTTTGACAACAAAGATTTCAATTTTAGAATTAGAATAAGATGGACTTGGACAATGCTACCATTATCCTTCAATCACAAATTAAATTACCAATACAATGCTCAACATAATAATGGTGTCATGGAAATGAATTATCTAGTCATAACAATAAATTAATcaacatttttctccatcaaaacttgaaaattcaaatcttgaatttagatttgtatagATCTGGAGAAAACACAAGTATAAAATTATCTTGAATTTCATCCGAATCtatgaaaattcaaattcaaaattcgaagTCCATGCTTTCAAATAGAGAAGTTCTAGCATATTAGAAGAATGTGGGAAGAAATGCAAAGGCTAAACCAACAAGGCAGGCAAGCTGAGAATCAGCAATGCTTGAAGCGCCACTTGGACTGTTCTCTGATGAAGGGGTGGTTGCTGATCCTGCAGGGGATGGACTACCTGTGTTTTTCAGAAATAAAGGATTTTTAGATAATAATACACAGTTTTAAGGCAAGGAAACACCTATGTACAACTGCCGAAAATTTGAATCAGATCATAAGGCCAGTGGTTCATCTTCCCATCCCCAAAATGCGAGGACAAAGGTTTGAGGAACATTTGTagataggcaccactccaaaaaaacaaaaagaaatccAAATTTCAGGACAACGGGTCAATTACTTTATATTTGGGAGCATGAGATTCAGATCTCAGATTTGAATTTATGCAGATTCAGAAAAAAAGGTAGTATAACATTGTATTGTATTACTTGCAAACCAAAAACCTTGAAATCTGCCCAAACACTTGCAAACTAGAAATATGGAAGAAAATGAAGTTGAATGAAAGAAAATAGTACCAGGTGGCAAAGCGGTTTCACTTGATGATGGAGGTGTCACACTGGGTGATGGAACTCCCACATGGATTCCAATAGCTGTCAAAGGGATCAAATTAAATTCAgcaagcattaaaaaaaaaaaaaaaaacatttccaCATGGAATTCCAAATGGAAATAATACTTATGCTGCATTTGGGAGCTTGAATTTCaaaccttagatttggatttgaatggataaatttcaatgcaaattttatattacatcttatccaaatctaataaAACACCAGATCCAAGGTCTATTCAAATATAAGATTAAAGAAATAATCCTTAAAATCTTATTATATCTTTTATATTCACCATATTACTAGACAATTAAATTCAGAACAATCAACAATGTAACAAATGTTACTCCTAGGCTTCTATCAGCCAAGCGGCATGTTCTGCACTCTGTGCATCTTCCACAAACAGAAGGCACCAGTTCATTTCTGCAGTGTGTGCATTGCCAAAACCTTGAAATCTAATAAGAAACATATCTGTGATGTGCTCAAATAACCCAAGGCTATACTTTCATACTGCTAGCTTCATTTCTGTAGAGAATTCTACTTTTGAGTTTATCCTACATTGGAAAAATAGAGTACATGATATGTGCTTATACATATGGTTGAACCTGAGACCCAATAaatttaagcttttgggtcaagttggagTTCATCAATGCGTATCAAGCCCCCCCTGAAGACTCCCCTTGCACTAACAAGCGGTATCAGAGTTGACATTCCGTTACTTTGAGAACTCCACTTTTGAGTGTGTTTCACACTGAAAAAATAGAGCGAAGGATGGATAGTATAATTCAATAGGCTTATGTTTTTAAGTCAAGTTAGTGATCATTCATGTGTATTAAGTCCACCCAATGCTAACAATTTCCAAAGTGCGACCACAAAAAGCAGAACTACAAGATCTGCAAGAGGCAGACCTCCTAGAGAGGAACTACGA
This region includes:
- the LOC131148015 gene encoding uncharacterized protein LOC131148015, with the protein product MSLDDSAAEETIAAATTKAHAALQSLSPIISSLPPSLSSDANPAVALLHDPDLAAQISAVLLRPDSGVGDDPLCRWLYDTFQSSDPALQLVVLRFLPTVAALYLSRVALRNPLAGFEAVLLALYAHETTARGGRPTTVSIPDLSHPSLYHESLTPASAHSTPLNMAVVSPCLEPHGTVRSTRRARIVGVALELYYSIISQMPLGSKMDFCEFCGVWAGQSGEEESAPARGGGRIGLPWELLQPVLRILGHCLLGTTDGGGLREAAGAACRRLYARALHDIDAKAILATQSLVRLATMAAESDGWDPTEIPKTRVISL